A portion of the Anthonomus grandis grandis chromosome 7, icAntGran1.3, whole genome shotgun sequence genome contains these proteins:
- the LOC126739003 gene encoding uncharacterized protein LOC126739003 isoform X1, whose product MFPPYSGNNENGSPTEVDSKSNEESLFSIHKKIQLHLQGVTNLTKSDVRRLAMKLESFACSSPDQLIILTTAQDILLKIFQNLSKNEETQVLASSPLKAPRKKLLVVKRSTLSPYNVPTHEVGNTAFSFVFSQGSESVAASQNNLNLTLPNSQNPCFSPPRNTYEQSEVNMKNPLIMESSESYQNQGFISFPQNEQLGSETNMNNPQAKNSDLAQKQSFMLLPCTLSHLGFDESSNLKDKYLAVSNYEEISQKDYNALPLEDNVLNLQFNRVDNNNEEISFPTELLTNNNFQTPLSDGEEIEGQQSIKNSSNSTEIFETFGYSIPNSNKIISSLSSCDSIEINTEANTSTNDSVHLPASSDNTFVAASIINNDSYIVEEAIAIPSQLSPDFLHHENPLIRSNEGDKQTQENSLYPDSSWDKTTVNLNKSIEQRNNDGDASVDSDLTQIVENMVIDEELNYENDFQSHNTTSCTEMVEVTQNNSTSLIKFERQESNLSVIENTPQAKYPSYAKLLKSIPPQNHDAVSDMVIDETEYHTLSKHDSIEQLNKLCYDLNLGLSANETNKASDNLSKNNNNKIWCKSQSFSLLDIQSLRNVTNTVCSEVEAIKPITEEDTAMDKKTETENMILIDGALVQNDQSDENDTDESFAKKQELKADKIVEIRAKYTDMWNAMPLSERVSKRFVEKFQIRILEDPVDSLLDINYRPNLNSFYFPRVSQKELLCNLKESNDLSVQLSTILSTVSANMLQRDHIKNMKVAAVADKKISSQTSIEHFDMAVKKYEEGNEEDNQLDTSSTSSEHSPNHQWVKAYLNKAKTDIWKNLQNEELPIERLRWNEDLNEGETSEPDLTEDERFENMCRQIGTADWLNVKPDDL is encoded by the exons ATGTTTCCACCATACAGCGGTAATAATGAAAATGGATCGCCTACTGAAGTGGATAGCAAAAGTAACGAAGAAAGCCTTTTTAGTATCCACAAAAAAATCCAGCTTCACCTCCAAGGAGTCACAAACCTTACAAAATCCGACGTAAGAAGATTAGCAATGAAGCTCGAAAGTTTCGCTTGCTCGTCTCCGGACCAATTAATCATTTTAACGACCGCTCAAGACATTTTGCttaagatatttcaaaatttaagcaAAAACGAGGAAACGCAGgttttggcatccagccctttAAAAGCGCCACGTAAAAAACTGCTAGTGGTAAAAAGATCAACTTTAAGCCCATACAATGTCCCAACACATGAAGTTGGAAATACGGCTTTTTCCTTTGTATTTAGTCAGGGATCAGAGTCTGTTGCAGcatcacaaaataatttaaatttaacactgCCGAACTCTCAAAATCCATGTTTCTCCCCTCCTAGAAATACTTATGAGCAATCAGAAGTAAACATGAAAAATCCGTTGATTATGGAGAGTTCTGAATCCTATCAGAATCAGGGTTTTATTTCTTTCCCACAGAATGAGCAACTCGGATCAGAAACAAACATGAATAATCCTCAGGCGAAGAATAGCGACTTAGCACAGAAACAAAGCTTTATGTTGCTGCCATGCACTTTAAGCCATCTAGGATTTGATgaaagttcaaatttaaaagataagtatTTAGCTGTAAGTAATTACGAAGAAATATCACAAAAGGATTATAATGCTTTACCATTAGAAGATAATGTACTGAACCTTCAGTTTAATAgagttgataataataatgagGAGATTAGTTTTCCTACAGAGCTGTTAaccaataataattttcaaaccCCGTTAAGTGATGGGGAGGAAATAGAAG ggCAACAATCCATTAAAAATTCCTCGAACAGCACAGAGATCTTCGAAACTTTCGGCTATAGTATTCccaattcaaataaaattattagtagtTTAAGTAGCTGTGATTCTATTGAAATAAACACCGAAGCGAACACCTCTACAAATGACAGTGTCCATCTCCCAGCGTCTAGTGACAATACTTTTGTAGCAGCCTCCATTATTAATAATGATAGCTATATTGTTGAAGAAGCCATAGCTATCCCATCCCAGCTTTCTCCTGACTTTCTTCATCACGAAAATCCCTTGATCCGGTCAAATGAAGGAGACAAACAAACCCAGGAGAATTCTTTGTATCCTGACTCATCTTGGGATAAAACTACTGTGAACTTAAACAAGTCCATCGAACAACGTAATAATGATGGCGATGCAAGTGTTGATAGTGATCTAACTCAGATTGTTGAAAACATGGTTATTGATGAAGAACTCAATTATGAAAACGA TTTCCAATCCCATAACACAACTAGCTGTACTGAAATGGTTGAGGTTACTCAAAACAACAGCACTAGTTTAATAAAGTTTGAAAGACAGGAAAGTAATTTGTCTGTTATAGAAAATACACCGCAAG cAAAATATCCAAGCTATGCCAAACTACTTAAGAGCATTCCGCCTCAAAATCATGACGCTGTGTCAGATATGGTGATTGATGAAACAGAATATCATACACTAAGCAAACATGATTCTATTGAGCAGCTAAATAAACTCTGTTATGATTTAAATCTAGGTTTATCGGCTAACGAAACTAATAAGGCTTCTGATaatctttcaaaaaataataataacaaaatttggtgCAAATCCCAATCATTTAGTTTACTAGATATTCAGTCTCTTAGAAATGTAACTAATACAGTATGCAGTGAAGTTGAGGCTATAAAACCTATTACAGAAGAAGATACTGCTATGGATAAAAAGACCGAAACTGAAAATATGATACTCATAGATGGTGCCTTAGTTCAAAATGATCAGAGTGATGAAAATGACACTGATGAAAGTTTTGCTAAAAAGCAAGAATTAAAAGCTGATAAAATAGTCGAAATACGTGCAAAATATACCGACATGTGGAACGCCATGCCTTTGTCGGAACGGGTTTCGAAAAGGTTTGtcgaaaaatttcaaattagaATTCTAGAGGATCCCGTAGATAGTTTGCTTGATATTAATTATAGGccgaatttaaatagtttttacttTCCAAG AGTCAGCCAAAAGGAATTGTTATGTAACCTTAAAGAATCAAACGATTTATCTGTTCAGCTTTCCACAATTTTGAGTACCGTTTCAGCAAATATGCTACAAAGagatcatataaaaaatatgaaagttgcAGCAGTtgctgataaaaaaataagttcacAAACCAGTATTGAACATTTTGACATGGCAGTGAAAAAGTATGAGGAGGGGAATGAAGAAGATAATCAATTAG